Within the Synergistota bacterium genome, the region AGTGTCTTCTAGTATAATCCCCTTGGATAGTAAGTATTTTCTTATTGAATCAGCTTTCTCCCAATTCCTTTCTTTTCTTGCTTCTTCTCTTTCTTTAATAAGTCTTTCTATTTCTATTATTTCAAGAGGGAGTTTTTCTTCCGTTCTTATTATTCCGAATATCTCATTGACGTTGTTTAAGAAGGCAATGGCCTTTTCTAAAAGACCTTTCTTAGGGTTTATTGCTTCCGTAAGATAAGTATTTATAGATTTTACAAGTTCGAATATGCTTGCCAGAGCCTCTGGCGTATTTAAGTCGTCATCCATACTTTCTTCAAACCTTAACTTGGATTTCTCTATTTCCTCTGAAAACTTAAAGTCTTCTTTAGATGATGGGTTTAAAAGTTCGCTGCTATTAAAGGCATCTTTTAAGTTAAACATAGCGTTTTGTATTCTCTTTTGCCCACTTTCGGCTTGCTTCAAAGTTTCGTCGCTAAAGTTTATGGGATGTCTATAGTGAGCTGATAGCATAAATAACCTTAAAACCTCAGGAGCATACTTTTCCCTGAGTTCTCTTGCTGTTAATATATTGCCTAAAGATTTAGACATTTTCTCTTCGTTTATTAATAAGTATCCGTTGTGGAGCCAAAAGTTGCAAAAGGGCTTTCCTGTTACGCCTTCGGTTTGAGCGATTTCGTTTTCATGATGAGGAAATATCAGATCTTCTCCACCTGCATGTATATCAATTGTTTCTCCTAAATGTTTCATCGACATTGCTGAGCACTCTATATGCCAACCTGGTCTTCCCTTTCCCCAAGGACTATCCCAGTAAGGTTCTCCTTCTTTGGCCCTTTTCCATAAGGCAAAATCCAAAGGATTTTTCTTCTTAGGATCTGGTTCAATTCTTGCTCCAGCTTCAAGCTCGCTTATAGGTTTTCCTGAGAGCTTTCCGTATTCTGGGAAGCTTAAAACATCGTAATAAACATCTCCATCAGTAACATAAGCGTGTCCTTTATCTATTAATTTCGACACAAGTTCTATCATTTCTTTAATGTGTTCAGTTGCTTTTGGATAGTAGGAAGCTCTTTTTATCTTTAAAGCATCAGCATCTTCGAAATAAGCCTCTATATATTTTTCTGCTATCTCCTTCCATGTTTTTCCTTCCTCATGCGCTCTCTTTATAATCTTATCATCTATATCAGTAAAATTTTGTACGTATTTAACTACATATCCCTTATACTCCATGTACCTTCTTGCTATATCGAATATAATAAACGGTCTTGCGTTTCCTATGTGGAAATAGTTATATACGGTTGGCCCGCAAACATACATTCTTACTTTTCCAGACTCTATGGTTCTGAAAGGCTCTTTTCTTTTAGTTAAAGTATTTTGGAAAACCAAACTCATGTTTCTGCACCTCCTCCTTGATTAAAAGAATTATACCATATATAATGATGCCGAATGAATAAGGAGGGAGGTGTGTTTAAAGTTGGATTTTAAAGCACTTTTAAGGGAGTTAACAAGTAGTGTTAAATCTGCTGTTAAACCATTTTTAGGAACGAGGCTTGCAAAAAGTATTGAGAGAATGGCTTATAGTGGTGACGTAACCTATGGTATAGATGTAATTGCTGAAAGGGAGGTCAAAAGGATACTCGAGCCTTTTCTCGCAAGAGGTGAGTTAGCTTATTGTACTGAAGATGAGGGACTTGTTAAAAAAGGGAACCCTGATTATCTTCTTATAATAGATCCCATAGATGGAACACGCTCGGCAGCTGCAGGGTTGGAAGCCTGCACTGTGTCTGTAGCAATAAGCGCTTTAAGTGAAGACCCTAAGTATAAAGATGTTTTCTTAGCTTGTATTCTTGAGCTTAAGGATGATAGGTGCTTTTGGGCTGAGAAGGGTAAAGGAGCATGGATAGAGGAGGAAGGTAATCGTTTTGAACCAAGACCTGTAGATTTAGAAAATCTTGACGGTCTTTTTTGGAGCCTTGGTTTCATTGGTAGACCCGCTCGTTGGATTTCCATATGTATGGAGGATTTAATAAACAGATCAGCGATGAGAGGGGGTTTCTTTGTTTTAAATAGCTGTACATATTCTTTGACAAGGATATTAACAGGTCAGTTTCATGCTTGGATCGATATAGGCAATAGGTTATATAGGGATTTCCCGATGCTTAGGGAGGAGTTTCACAGCATAACGCGTGGAAAGCCTGTAGGAATGCTTCCTTATGATCTTGCGGCTGTGAATTTAATACTTAAAGAAGCAGGTGTGCCTTTAACTGATGCCTATGGAATACCGTATGATGATAGGAGCTTGCTTGATTGGTCTATAGATGGTTTAGTTTCTGGGGTTTCAGCTTCAACTATAAGTTTGTATGAAAAGATAATGAATGAGGTTAATAAAGGTATCAGGAGGTTGGAAGAAGAATTAAAGAAAAGCTAAAAGAAAAGGCTCTCTCATTGCCTGAGAGTCCTGGGGTATATCTAATGTTAAATAAAAAGGGAGAGGTTATATACGTAGGTAAATCACATTGTCTTAAAAAGCGAGTAAGTTCCTACTTTATTCGATCTTTTGATTTTTCTCCAAAGGTTAAAAGACTTGTAGATGAGATAGCATCCTTTACATATATAACCACTGAAAGCGAAGCCGAAGCATTAATACTAGAAGCTGACCTTATAAAAAAGTATAAGCCCAAGTATAATACGATGCTTAAGTATGGCGTGAAATATCCGTACCTTTGTTTAACTCTTTCTGAAAGTTTTCCTAGATTGCTTGTTACTCGTGTATTCAAGGAAGACGATGGGAATCAATATTTTGGTCCCTATACAAGCGTTGGAAAGATGAGAGAGCTCTTAAAGTTTATAGAGAGGTTTTATCCTTTAAGGAGTTGTTCAAGGTTAGTTAAGCGAGATCGCCCTTGTATAAATTATTACATGGGTAAATGTAAAGCTCCATGTATGGGGTGGGTCGATGAAGAAGAGTATGGAAAGATGGTGGAATCTCTTTCTCTTTTTCTTGGAGGTAAGCGTGCGGAACTTATGGCTAAGCTCCTGGAAAGTATGGAAAACCTTGCAAAAGAGCTAAAGTTTGAAGAGGCTGCTAAGGTTAGGGATCAGATAAGATTACTGGAAAAGGTATTTAGGCAACCCAGGATATCTTTAAGCTATTCTGAAGATTATCTTGAGACCTCTTTGCTCAAGCTGAAAGAAGCTCTAAATCTTGATGTTCTTCCGAATGTTATTGAAGGAATAGATGTATCTAATCTATATGGAAGGGAAGCTGTTGGTGTAGTAGTTTGCTTTCAGGGAGGTATCCCTTTTAAGAAGAGATATAGAAGATATAAGATAAAGTATGTAGAAGGGATAAATGATCCTGGGATGATAGCTGAAGTTGTGAGAAGAAGATATGGTAAGCACTCCGATGAGGGTATCCCTGATTTAATACTTATAGATGGTGGTGTAAGCCAAGTTAACTCTGCTAAAAGTGTTTTGGATGAGCTTGGAGTGAATATCCCTATTATAGGACTTGCTAAAAAGGAAGAGCTTGTGTTTTTCCCGGGTGATTCTATTCCTGTAAAGATTCCTGAGGATTCTCCAGCACTTCATCTTCTTCAAAGAATTAGAAACGAGGCTCACAGGTTTGCTGTCAGTTATCATAGGAAGCTTAGAGAAAGGGATCTGCTTAAAACTATACTCGAGGAGATACCGGGTGTAGGTAAAGAAAGAATGAAAA harbors:
- the cysS gene encoding cysteine--tRNA ligase, translating into MSLVFQNTLTKRKEPFRTIESGKVRMYVCGPTVYNYFHIGNARPFIIFDIARRYMEYKGYVVKYVQNFTDIDDKIIKRAHEEGKTWKEIAEKYIEAYFEDADALKIKRASYYPKATEHIKEMIELVSKLIDKGHAYVTDGDVYYDVLSFPEYGKLSGKPISELEAGARIEPDPKKKNPLDFALWKRAKEGEPYWDSPWGKGRPGWHIECSAMSMKHLGETIDIHAGGEDLIFPHHENEIAQTEGVTGKPFCNFWLHNGYLLINEEKMSKSLGNILTARELREKYAPEVLRLFMLSAHYRHPINFSDETLKQAESGQKRIQNAMFNLKDAFNSSELLNPSSKEDFKFSEEIEKSKLRFEESMDDDLNTPEALASIFELVKSINTYLTEAINPKKGLLEKAIAFLNNVNEIFGIIRTEEKLPLEIIEIERLIKEREEARKERNWEKADSIRKYLLSKGIILEDTPTGTRWKLK
- a CDS encoding excinuclease ABC subunit UvrC; protein product: MLNKKGEVIYVGKSHCLKKRVSSYFIRSFDFSPKVKRLVDEIASFTYITTESEAEALILEADLIKKYKPKYNTMLKYGVKYPYLCLTLSESFPRLLVTRVFKEDDGNQYFGPYTSVGKMRELLKFIERFYPLRSCSRLVKRDRPCINYYMGKCKAPCMGWVDEEEYGKMVESLSLFLGGKRAELMAKLLESMENLAKELKFEEAAKVRDQIRLLEKVFRQPRISLSYSEDYLETSLLKLKEALNLDVLPNVIEGIDVSNLYGREAVGVVVCFQGGIPFKKRYRRYKIKYVEGINDPGMIAEVVRRRYGKHSDEGIPDLILIDGGVSQVNSAKSVLDELGVNIPIIGLAKKEELVFFPGDSIPVKIPEDSPALHLLQRIRNEAHRFAVSYHRKLRERDLLKTILEEIPGVGKERMKKLLRAFKSLEGIRRASLLEIAKIDGIGEKLAFTIKTFLGRYFEINSNPDEDNTNDLSDSNPS